GATGGGGAAGTCAGTGCCGCTCTCCCTGGTCAGTTTACTGCAGGAGTACAGTGGAAAGACTGAATACTGTGGACATTATGTCGGTTTTTCTGAACCTTTTACAATTATCTGCATTTCTTCTTAAGTTTGACCCAAAATGCAATTAGTCATAATAATAGTGaacctgaataaaaaaaaatcataaaccAAGGCACTCTTCATATAGCTAAGTTTGATATACCTTTATTCTGGTTATGGCATGTTCATTTGAAAAGCTTTAAACTTTTACGTAGCTGAATGGAGTTCAGGGAGTAATTTTTACACTCTGACAAAGGCAATACAAGTCAGAGCTTAGGGTTTTAAAACGTTTTACGTtaagataaatacatttttgtatatctTCCCCCACCAAATGAGACCGGAATAGtactaactagtccagggtggtttagggtgggggaatatactaactagtccagggtggtttagggtgggggaatatactaactagtccagggtggtttagggtgggggaatatactaactagtccagggtggtttagggagtGGGAATAtactaactagtccagggtggtttagggtgggggaatatactaactagtccagggtggtttagggtgggggaatatactaactagtccagggtggtttagggtgggggaatatactaactagtccagggtggtttagggtgggggaatatactaactagtccagggtggtttagggaggGGGAATAtactaactagtccagggtggtttagggtaggGGAATAtactaactagtccagggtggtttagggtgggggaatatACTAaccagtccagggtggtttagggagtGGGAATAtactaactagtccagggtggtttagggtgggggaatatactaactagtccagggtggtttagggtgggggaatatactaactagtccagggtggtttagggtgggggaatatactaactagtccagggtggtttagggtgggggaatatactaactagtccagggtggtttagggaggGGGAATAtactaactagtccagggtggtttagggtaggGGAATAtactaactagtccagggtggtttagggtgggggaatatACTAaccagtccagggtggtttagggagtGGGAATAtactaactagtccagggtggtttagggtgggggaatatACTAaccagtccagggtggtttagggagtGGGAATAtactaactagtccagggtggtttagggtgggggaatagtattgGATATCTAAAGCAAGTTCATTGCAGATGCAAtacagtttaaatggggaatatatgagacacactgaacacttttgtagaaataaatatttgaaacattgtcTGCATTGTACTGTAGCATCTTAAGCATCCTTAGCATCTTACTTATGGCTGCAATACCCACATACCAGTTTGACTTACCCAAACACGTTCTGAGAGCAGAAAGAAACGTGACTGGTAAAGGCAAACATCCAATTAAGAAGCATGCAATTCTGCTAACGTCTGTGAAAGAGTAAGTTTGCCTGTTATGTTATAATGAAATACATGCTAAATGACTTGATTACCCAAACATTCAGTGGTGAATTTGATCCAGCTTGAAATGTTCATGAGCATTGCCTCCTCTCCATTTCGATTGGGTGTTTGCCTGAACCAATCCATTTCTTTCTGCCCTCCGaacatgtttgagtaagtaaaacaGGTACATGCCCACTTGATTTTATACTTAATCAAgttcccttgttttattatcagGACTTTATATTATTAGGACATTTGAATTCTACTGAAtgcagaaataaagaaataagttCAAAAACCTCCCCTCTGTAAATGAGAAACACTATTAGCAACATTAAGACACCTGATCCACATGATTTTGTGAGAGATTTGTGAAatagctggtgtgtgtgtaagtgcgtGGGCGTGTGTCCGTACTTGCGGTTGCGTTCCTTCACCACCATGCGGGTCATGCTCTGGATGCAGTGAGCCCTGTAGTTCTCATAGTGGGTCTCCCGTGTCACATCCTTCAGGTCCTGCATGTGTGTCCTCACCAACATGTTCCTCAGCTTCACAAAGTCACAGTGCGCCGAGTTCTCAACTGTCAGAAGTAACACAGTGTTAGGTAAGGACAACATTTCCCACAACCTACATGTCCATTTCCCTAACCGTATCCTTCAAGTCCCTAACCCTCCATTTACCTTCCTACATGGCCCTAACCCAAACCTACATGTCCATTTACCTTCCTACAtggccctaaccctaacctacatGTCCATTTACCTTCCTACAtggccctaaccctaacctacatGTCCATTTACCTTCCTACAtggccctaaccctaacctacatGTCCATTTACCTTCCTACAtggccctaaccctaacctacatGTCCATTTACCTTCCTACAtggccctaaccctaacctacatGTCCATTTACCTTCCTACAtggccctaaccctaacctacatGTCCATTTACCTTCCTACAtggccctaaccctaacctacatGTCCATTTACCTTCCTACAtggccctaaccctaacctagatGTCCATTTACCTTCCTACAtggccctaaccctaacctacatGTCCATTTACCTTCCTACAtggccctaaccctaacctacatGTCCATTTACCTTCCTACAtggccctaaccctaacctacatGTCCATTTACCTTCCTACAtggccctaaccctaacttacATGTCCATTTACCTTCCTACAtggccctaaccctaacctacatGTCTATTTACCTTCCTACAcggccctaaccctaacctacatGTCCATTTCCCAGTTTAACCCTAAATGTAGCCCCAACCacaacctaaaccctaacctgCATTTAGTCCCAAACCTAAAAGCATGGGTGCTGGGGTGGTCATAATAACTTAACCCAGGGCTAAAGTAAGACGGCCACACACACCTAAATACTGTCCAGTAAAGACAGTGCAACAGTTTACCTTCCACGATGCCCCAGGGGTAGAGACGGCCCCGGACCCTCTTCCCTTTGGCCTCCACCACTGTGTTGCTGCCGATCACTGCAAACGGTATGCTGTCCTGCAGGAGGGGAGTGGGCAGCGAGCTGAATGTTAATGAACAACAACATACAAGAGAGGTGGGACATCAGCTGTTCTGATGAGGTAATGCAGTCAGGGTAGAACGCTGCAATGCAGATGTACCCGTTCCTGCATGTCTCCTGACTGGGACTGGACGAAGCACATGGTCAGGGGACATGAGGTCATAGGCTCAGCCCCAGGGGGGAAGAACCAGTTATCTACCTCTTTAATGCTGCACTGCACACACATCAACAGAactcagaaaaaaaacactcctaAATGCTGTGCGTTTCTAATTTGGGTTCCCATCCAAAAGCATTTGTAACAAAAACTGTTTTCTGATGACAAGTGATGTTTAGACCAGTGTCCTTTCGACATGGTTTCTGAATAATGTCACATACTTTCTCAACTAGTGGCGGGGTGACTGTAAATGACGTGTTTTACGAGTTCAGGACCCTACCATTTTTATACCTTATGTGCATTGactgtacacatgcacacatttgttAGATTTTTATTGATATTCCTAGAATTCTATTAGAATTATTAATAACTTATGTGGAATAACATCATAACCAATCATGATGTTTTCCTCTAATTGTCAAACAATTAGTTACAAATGGTGCTCTTGTtggctacacacacactggtgtgtACACACTCTAAATAAGTTCAGGATCTAAAACGTCACTGCAGTGTCCTCTGACAATTTGATGAACGAAAGAAAGACACCTGTTGCTTTCGTGAGATCCACAACGCCTTTGTCCTGAATTGATGCATTATATTCAAAACACAAAGCATGTTTGAGGGTACACCTGTTAAATAAGCCAAGTCAATCATTAAACATTGGCCATCTTGGCATTTCATTGTAGTTACATGGATGGAATCACATGTGACCATTACAGAGTAAAGCCATCATTTATTTGGCCTGGACACTGTACTGGCTTACTGTTATCCCTGCATTCAGGACAGATATGCTTCACCTTCAGCTCCTGATCCTGTTGTTTGAAGTCCTCATCCTCATCAGAGTCACAGTCTGGGAACTGATAGATCTTAATACCATACTGCTCAATCTCCTCTCGGATctacagggaggagggagagcgggagatggagggaggaatgaacagggagatggagggagacagagggaggaatgaacagggagatggagggcgggacagggagagggaggtgggaagAACATGAATCTGCTGTTTAAAATCCTATGATTGAGGGGTAGACAAGATTCCAAATCAACCAGCGAACCAGAACAAAGGTAGACTCATTGAATTGAGCTACAGAGAGTGGCTTGCCTTGAATTTCTTTTTCTTGACCTCATTTGGTGTGAGTGTGTCCGCCTTGGCAAGGATTGGCACAATGTTGACCTTCTCATGAAGGGCCTTCATGAACTCCACATCCAGAGGCCTCAGACTGTGACAGAACACAACCAGGTATTACAGCTGTCATTTAGAACATACTCTTACCAAGAGAACAGTGAGAAAACAACTTGACAGCAATGTAGACATGGTTAAAGAATTAAGGTGAAGTAGATAAAAGTAAATTAGGTAGATGGCACTGTATATAACATTACTGTATAAATTTTTCATAAAACCTTGTTTTTCAGTATAGTAGCATTATCTGATAATGGTCAGCAGAGGGAGCTATGTCCTTAAAATTACAGAGAAGACAGAGCTCATATGTAACTCCTTATCAGTGAGGAAGGAATGAAGGAAGGAAGCAagcaaggaaggaaggagaaaacACTCTGTCCTAATGAACATCACCAACACCATTCAAAGAGCATTTAGAGAGACACAACACGTTCCAGGTGACCGGTGACATACCCATGTCCGAAGGGAGAGATGAAGTAGAGGCAGCAATGCACTCTGTTGTCCTGGATGTTCTTCCTGTTCAGCCCACTCTCGTCCCTGAAGTACTGCTCAAACTGCTGGTCAATGTAGTCCGCCACTGACTTCCAGCTAGGGCGGTggggaagacagagacacaccagCACTGAGGCAATACGGCAGAGACAGCCACCCTACAACCCGAATCCTAACCCAGCCATATGGAGACACCAGCACTGAGGCAATACTGCAGAGACAGCCACCCTACAACCCGAATCCTAACCCAGCCATATGGAGACACTAGTACTGACGAGATGTACTGTGGCTGCACCTCAAACTGGACAATGATGCAGTCCAACTTTGACAGAGGGTAATATCTGGGCTGTTATCAGAAATGTCCATGAACATAATGATGACAGTATAGCTCCTCAAAACCTGAAAAATAACATGTCTGTTTTCCCATTAGCTGGGAATGTCGTTTCAAATGTCTGATACATTATCCTTTATTGATGTTGTTGTCAAGCCACTATGACATTCAATACATCTGGATAGGAGCTATAAGCCAGCCTTtatactatttttatttttacatttgtgttatTATTGCTCGAAATCAAATCAGGCTTGGCTGAAAGATTGCTTCCTACCTGTGCACTTAGCACTTACATTTCTTTCGGGACCTATTGGACACCACCTCTATGTCAAAGTCCTGTGGAGGGAGGACGTTTGAAATATACCATTCAGTGTTGTTGACAGCGTCTCCAAAGCCAGGGGTGTCTACGATGGTTAGCTTCAGCTTGACGCCCTTCTCCTCAATATCTACCGTGTGCTTAGTGATCTCCACAGTCTGAGTGATCCGCTCTGGgattaaaacaaatgtcatcACCAGCTGGCCATTTATACCTTCAATCAATTCATTAGGAAGATAAGACACAGAGGGACCACCGCACCTTCAGCGTTGAGCAGTTTCCTGTCCTTGTAGAGGTCTGTGAGGAAGAGGCTGTTGACCAGGGTGGATTTGCCAAGACCAGACTCCCCAGCTACCATCAGGGTGAAGTCAAAGCCCTTCTTCACAGACTTGCGGTGAACCTGATTGGGCAGTGTGGCAAAGCCCACATATTCCTTGTCTTGGTCCTGAGAAAGcaagagaaacacagagcagagatgccattgtaaaaacaaactaaattcTAGTGGTGGCACATCTGTGACTTTGTTTTGTTCAGTGTCatctattttttataaaaaaaataacaaagaacCAATGAACACCTATCAAACGTAAGTACTGTCGTTAAACCCTAAATCCATTTTAGCAGATGTAGGGTTTTGAATGATCTAAAGTTTGTAAACTCCCCAGAACACACTGTTAACACTGACCAACATTTTAGAACAGAAAGCCCCAAATCCATCACCAGTCAGACACCTGCTCCAAGATTGCAAGTAAACAAAATTAGAAGTGGCTCAAACTGGCAGCTAGTGCTAAACTGAATATAAAGCACTAGCAGCCAGCTAAACTGAATATGAAGCACTAGCAGCCAGCTAAACTGAATATAAAGCACCAGCAGCCAGCTAAACTGAATATAAAGCACCAGCAGCCAGCTAAACTgaatctacaaccctgtttgaCAGAAAAGGTGATGACCCAACCCCTGGTGTCCATTGTACAACTGCTTGTCTCTACAGCCAACACAGCCCCCCTGGCCTGAAGTTTACCTCTGGAAAGTCGTACGGGTCAAAGCGGCCCCATGGGCTCTTGGGCCTGGTGGGGCTAAGGGGAGACTGCATGTCATAGTGATCCACCATCCCACCTACACCTTCACCCAACTGCAGCCTGCCTACGCCCTCCGGTTCTGACTTGGCCCTGCCACCCGCTGTGGGAGGCCGCAAAAAGGTGGGGGTCCCGGGGGTGTTGGGAGGGCTGTCCCCACCCTCTGCCTCCCGGTCCACTGGGTGTGGATGCCCATGGGTAGGGCTGTAGCCAGGCGGAGGTGGGTGGGGGTCTTGCAGCATGATGTTCTCCAACTCAGAATCTTCCGAGTCGTCCTTAGAGTGGCTCGAGTGCTGAGGGGCCAGTGAACGGGGAGGTTGTATTCCAGGAGGGTGGGAGAGGCGATGCAGACAGTTTAAAGGGAGGGATTTGTAGAAAATGTAAAGGGGGAAATTCGAGGATCAAAAGGaaatgaaaagaagaaaatgaagTGTGGTTAGAAAGCTAATGTTTTAACGGCGAGCAGCTACCAGGCACAATATAAAAGACTGTTAGAACTATACTGTATGTGCCAGACAGGTTCTCTTGGTGTTAGAGAACAACTACAATGAGACAGAAAGGACTGACTGGTGAAACTGCAAGGTGAACAACATATGCAGAGGTCTAATGTGAAGGAACAAGAGATCCACCAAGACTGCCTCCACTTCTATGTGAGAGAAAAACCCACCCTGTCCAACAGaagaaatatacatatatatatatatatatatatttatgtaaaagGGCCCACGGCTACAGCAGATACCTAATCCTATAATTGGGATGACCTTCCTGAACTTGCAATAAATGGGAGGATTGATCTTTTTTTAGAGGGCACGGCTGTAAATATTCTCCTTTCTCAGCAGATTCTGCAAGACTTGCAAGCCAGGGAATCACAGTTTAATAGAAGGTAGCCTTGTGGATGATAAAGAATGGAGGATAAACAATGGAATAGTGGGGGATTTTGGCACCAAGGCTCTTTATCTACTACCATTGAGTCAGAGGAACTTGTGAGTACCAGTACCCTTTGCCTAAGATCATAACAGTTCGACAATCTTAAATCCATCTGTGACAATGTGAATAGAAGCTTGTTTAGCCTGTATCAACAGGTAAAAGGGTTGATGTGTTATGCTCGACCATCTCAGTTTTCCAGACCAACAGAAATACGCCATCAAAAGTAAAAGCAACTCACCTGCTTTTGAACTAAGAGTTGACTGCGAATgtccaattaaaataaatgcataataataataccttTTTTTTCATGTAACACACTTTTAAAATGCAATCATGGTGATCTTGGAGAGAACTTCTATTATAACAAAGGTGTGACAagtttacatttgtatttatctACTGTTGTTCAGGACTGTTTTTCACTAGTTAGGGTCAACTACTTTAAATGCTTTCTGTCTTCCCAATAGTCGGCTGTGAACCGCTGAATGGACAAAAGTTCATGCCAGCAGAATGTTGACAAATCAGCTAGGTTTCAGGAGCTTTGCTCCTGTTATGGTTTTGGTTATCAGCGCCTGTGTTAGAGGGGGAGTGCTTTCTCCTGCTAAGCATTAATCACTTTCTGTAAGAACTCTAATCTAAAACCCACACTTCATTCAGCTACATTCTGGTCAAaggtaaacattttcatataagAATGAGTGttgctgaaacaaaaacagttctGCTAAGTTGTTCggctgtgttttctgaggaaGGTTCCATGCTACTCTCTTACTATTTACTATTATTTTTTCAGATCTAATTTTGCTCATCAGTAGCTTTGTCGACTATGTGTGTGCTTTCTGGCTGTGTCCGCTTCTCTCCTAGTAGCTTTTAAAGATGCTCCCAACCCACGTCTTCTAATCTTGTGTCCCTGATCAACCCGTATACACTTCCTGATGTACAGCAGCATTTGGAACTGTTGATTTGTTGTCAACAAGCTTATGCTGCCCTTTAGGCCTTTTACTTGTTGGCCCTGATGGAGACCTGGattgggtctgtgtgtctggcagAAATCTCTGCTCCTGTGGACGGCCTGTCCACTCGAAGAACTCTCCATTACAGTTGACAACTCCACGGTGTCTCTCCCTCCAGAGTGTCCGCAAACATCAAGGTGGTGACTTCGTCTTCAAGATTCGTGCTTTATGACAttacctcacacaggaagtGGCACAGGCATTAATCAACGCACTTGTCGTCTCACATCTGGACTATtgcaacatatatatatacgtaAGTATCAACACATATGGTGTAATTGATTGATCTGGCTTGATTGCTTTTTATGCccaatataatttattttgagtcCTCTATGAAGAACTTTGAGTTGTCTTGGCACTGTAATGCCTTTGCCCAGGTCATCATGGCAGATTAGAATTGGTTCTTCATCGGCTTAtgtggtaaaataaaaataaataaaaaaactcactaTTGGAAAGTATCCATGCTTGAGCCTTCAAACCCCTGTAATTAACCCAAATGCAGCAGCCTGTCTGGTGTTTAACCTTCCCTAGTTCACACATGCTCTTTGTTATACCATCTCTGGTCTGTTGGACATCCTACCCCTATGGGAGTGCAACATCCtcccttctctgtcctggcacaccAATGGTAGAACTTCTCCTGGCATTTCTTGTCTCATCACACTCaagtgactccttgtggcaggTCAAGCGCCTGCAAGCTGAAAGAGGTTGACAGTCGAACAACTGTTTCCTCAGAGACATTAGGTTTGGctgatgttatttaaatgtaactatTCATATGGGTgtgtcattttcaataaatgccGGTAGACTGAGGAAACCAGGTTGGTGTGAAAAATGTCACCTCAAATATAATTTACACAATGGCTGATGTATTTGCTATAAAGTTGGTGATTAATGAGAACACACTCGTTTAAAATCTACCACAGGAGTAAACCAATTATATTACCAGTTGACAATTGGTACAATTCATGGGTCCAACACAGGCAGAGCTCAGTGTGTGGTTGAACCTGTAAGGGATATTCCTCCCTGGGGTTCTCAGTCTCCAGACAGATGATTATGTCCTAAAGGGTGATGCTCATGTTACCATAGACATGCATGCCCTCTCTGACCAAAGGTTTCTAAAGAATCACCAGCCTGCTCCATTATGAATAATGCAGCGAGGCTTTCTTGCAGCTCAAGAAGAACCACACTAAAGACAAAGAACCTTTCCACTCCTCGCAGCTGCCAAGTGTAATTTTAAAATCCTGAAACTCTGAACAGACA
The sequence above is a segment of the Esox lucius isolate fEsoLuc1 chromosome 1, fEsoLuc1.pri, whole genome shotgun sequence genome. Coding sequences within it:
- the sept4b gene encoding septin 4b isoform X1 produces the protein MKNWLKGRKRARLLSLIQGTTVDDIDPLCGLVRVAQRKTECTVAPVAMEDNDHDAHSSSDDQDSTPPSPGPARLHHHEAEQAPQHSSHSKDDSEDSELENIMLQDPHPPPPGYSPTHGHPHPVDREAEGGDSPPNTPGTPTFLRPPTAGGRAKSEPEGVGRLQLGEGVGGMVDHYDMQSPLSPTRPKSPWGRFDPYDFPEDQDKEYVGFATLPNQVHRKSVKKGFDFTLMVAGESGLGKSTLVNSLFLTDLYKDRKLLNAEERITQTVEITKHTVDIEEKGVKLKLTIVDTPGFGDAVNNTECWKSVADYIDQQFEQYFRDESGLNRKNIQDNRVHCCLYFISPFGHGLRPLDVEFMKALHEKVNIVPILAKADTLTPNEVKKKKFKIREEIEQYGIKIYQFPDCDSDEDEDFKQQDQELKDSIPFAVIGSNTVVEAKGKRVRGRLYPWGIVEVENSAHCDFVKLRNMLVRTHMQDLKDVTRETHYENYRAHCIQSMTRMVVKERNRNKLTRESGTDFPIPVIPGANDTETEKLIREKDEEVQRPHLECEPEHTYGLKQDEHSSLELHSALGPDPDPETS
- the sept4b gene encoding septin 4b isoform X5, which translates into the protein MKNWLKGRKRARLLSLIQGTTECTVAPVAMEDNDHDAHSSSDDQDSTPPSPGPARLHHHEAEQAPQHSSHSKDDSEDSELENIMLQDPHPPPPGYSPTHGHPHPVDREAEGGDSPPNTPGTPTFLRPPTAGGRAKSEPEGVGRLQLGEGVGGMVDHYDMQSPLSPTRPKSPWGRFDPYDFPEDQDKEYVGFATLPNQVHRKSVKKGFDFTLMVAGESGLGKSTLVNSLFLTDLYKDRKLLNAEERITQTVEITKHTVDIEEKGVKLKLTIVDTPGFGDAVNNTECWKSVADYIDQQFEQYFRDESGLNRKNIQDNRVHCCLYFISPFGHGLRPLDVEFMKALHEKVNIVPILAKADTLTPNEVKKKKFKIREEIEQYGIKIYQFPDCDSDEDEDFKQQDQELKDSIPFAVIGSNTVVEAKGKRVRGRLYPWGIVEVENSAHCDFVKLRNMLVRTHMQDLKDVTRETHYENYRAHCIQSMTRMVVKERNRNKLTRESGTDFPIPVIPGANDTETEKLIREKDEEVQRPHLECEPEHTYGLKQDEHSSLELHSALGPDPDPETS
- the sept4b gene encoding septin 4b isoform X9, yielding MENSSSNRFRNTMFNHDDEDQDKEYVGFATLPNQVHRKSVKKGFDFTLMVAGESGLGKSTLVNSLFLTDLYKDRKLLNAEERITQTVEITKHTVDIEEKGVKLKLTIVDTPGFGDAVNNTECWKSVADYIDQQFEQYFRDESGLNRKNIQDNRVHCCLYFISPFGHGLRPLDVEFMKALHEKVNIVPILAKADTLTPNEVKKKKFKIREEIEQYGIKIYQFPDCDSDEDEDFKQQDQELKDSIPFAVIGSNTVVEAKGKRVRGRLYPWGIVEVENSAHCDFVKLRNMLVRTHMQDLKDVTRETHYENYRAHCIQSMTRMVVKERNRNKLTRESGTDFPIPVIPGANDTETEKLIREKDEEVQRPHLECEPEHTYGLKQDEHSSLELHSALGPDPDPETS
- the sept4b gene encoding septin 4b isoform X6 codes for the protein MAECTVAPVAMEDNDHDAHSSSDDQDSTPPSPGPARLHHHEAEQAPQHSSHSKDDSEDSELENIMLQDPHPPPPGYSPTHGHPHPVDREAEGGDSPPNTPGTPTFLRPPTAGGRAKSEPEGVGRLQLGEGVGGMVDHYDMQSPLSPTRPKSPWGRFDPYDFPEDQDKEYVGFATLPNQVHRKSVKKGFDFTLMVAGESGLGKSTLVNSLFLTDLYKDRKLLNAEERITQTVEITKHTVDIEEKGVKLKLTIVDTPGFGDAVNNTECWKSVADYIDQQFEQYFRDESGLNRKNIQDNRVHCCLYFISPFGHGLRPLDVEFMKALHEKVNIVPILAKADTLTPNEVKKKKFKIREEIEQYGIKIYQFPDCDSDEDEDFKQQDQELKDSIPFAVIGSNTVVEAKGKRVRGRLYPWGIVEVENSAHCDFVKLRNMLVRTHMQDLKDVTRETHYENYRAHCIQSMTRMVVKERNRNKLTRESGTDFPIPVIPGANDTETEKLIREKDEEVQRPHLECEPEHTYGLKQDEHSSLELHSALGPDPDPETS
- the sept4b gene encoding septin 4b isoform X2 codes for the protein MKNWLKGRKRARLLSLIQGTTVDDIDPLCGLVRVAQRKTECTVAPVAMEDNDHDAHSSSDDQDSTPPSPGPARLHHHEAEQAPQHSSHSKDDSEDSELENIMLQDPHPPPPGYSPTHGHPHPVDREAEGGDSPPNTPGTPTFLRPPTAGGRAKSEPEGVGRLQLGEGVGGMVDHYDMQSPLSPTRPKSPWGRFDPYDFPEDQDKEYVGFATLPNQVHRKSVKKGFDFTLMVAGESGLGKSTLVNSLFLTDLYKDRKLLNAEERITQTVEITKHTVDIEEKGVKLKLTIVDTPGFGDAVNNTEWKSVADYIDQQFEQYFRDESGLNRKNIQDNRVHCCLYFISPFGHGLRPLDVEFMKALHEKVNIVPILAKADTLTPNEVKKKKFKIREEIEQYGIKIYQFPDCDSDEDEDFKQQDQELKDSIPFAVIGSNTVVEAKGKRVRGRLYPWGIVEVENSAHCDFVKLRNMLVRTHMQDLKDVTRETHYENYRAHCIQSMTRMVVKERNRNKLTRESGTDFPIPVIPGANDTETEKLIREKDEEVQRPHLECEPEHTYGLKQDEHSSLELHSALGPDPDPETS
- the sept4b gene encoding septin 4b isoform X11 — translated: MVAGESGLGKSTLVNSLFLTDLYKDRKLLNAEERITQTVEITKHTVDIEEKGVKLKLTIVDTPGFGDAVNNTECWKSVADYIDQQFEQYFRDESGLNRKNIQDNRVHCCLYFISPFGHGLRPLDVEFMKALHEKVNIVPILAKADTLTPNEVKKKKFKIREEIEQYGIKIYQFPDCDSDEDEDFKQQDQELKDSIPFAVIGSNTVVEAKGKRVRGRLYPWGIVEVENSAHCDFVKLRNMLVRTHMQDLKDVTRETHYENYRAHCIQSMTRMVVKERNRNKLTRESGTDFPIPVIPGANDTETEKLIREKDEEVQRPHLECEPEHTYGLKQDEHSSLELHSALGPDPDPETS
- the sept4b gene encoding septin 4b isoform X10, coding for MEKMAANSETNSDSEDQDKEYVGFATLPNQVHRKSVKKGFDFTLMVAGESGLGKSTLVNSLFLTDLYKDRKLLNAEERITQTVEITKHTVDIEEKGVKLKLTIVDTPGFGDAVNNTECWKSVADYIDQQFEQYFRDESGLNRKNIQDNRVHCCLYFISPFGHGLRPLDVEFMKALHEKVNIVPILAKADTLTPNEVKKKKFKIREEIEQYGIKIYQFPDCDSDEDEDFKQQDQELKDSIPFAVIGSNTVVEAKGKRVRGRLYPWGIVEVENSAHCDFVKLRNMLVRTHMQDLKDVTRETHYENYRAHCIQSMTRMVVKERNRNKLTRESGTDFPIPVIPGANDTETEKLIREKDEEVQRPHLECEPEHTYGLKQDEHSSLELHSALGPDPDPETS
- the sept4b gene encoding septin 4b isoform X8; this translates as MKNWLKGRKRARLLSLIQGTTVDDIDPLCGLVRVAQRKTECTVAPVAMEDNDHDAHSSSDDQDSTPPSPGPARLHHHEAEQDQDKEYVGFATLPNQVHRKSVKKGFDFTLMVAGESGLGKSTLVNSLFLTDLYKDRKLLNAEERITQTVEITKHTVDIEEKGVKLKLTIVDTPGFGDAVNNTECWKSVADYIDQQFEQYFRDESGLNRKNIQDNRVHCCLYFISPFGHGLRPLDVEFMKALHEKVNIVPILAKADTLTPNEVKKKKFKIREEIEQYGIKIYQFPDCDSDEDEDFKQQDQELKDSIPFAVIGSNTVVEAKGKRVRGRLYPWGIVEVENSAHCDFVKLRNMLVRTHMQDLKDVTRETHYENYRAHCIQSMTRMVVKERNRNKLTRESGTDFPIPVIPGANDTETEKLIREKDEEVQRPHLECEPEHTYGLKQDEHSSLELHSALGPDPDPETS
- the sept4b gene encoding septin 4b isoform X3, translating into MKNWLKGRKRARLLSLIQGTTVDDIDPLCGLVRVAQRKTECTVAPVAMEDNDHDAHSSSDDQDSTPPSPGPARLHHHEAEQHSSHSKDDSEDSELENIMLQDPHPPPPGYSPTHGHPHPVDREAEGGDSPPNTPGTPTFLRPPTAGGRAKSEPEGVGRLQLGEGVGGMVDHYDMQSPLSPTRPKSPWGRFDPYDFPEDQDKEYVGFATLPNQVHRKSVKKGFDFTLMVAGESGLGKSTLVNSLFLTDLYKDRKLLNAEERITQTVEITKHTVDIEEKGVKLKLTIVDTPGFGDAVNNTECWKSVADYIDQQFEQYFRDESGLNRKNIQDNRVHCCLYFISPFGHGLRPLDVEFMKALHEKVNIVPILAKADTLTPNEVKKKKFKIREEIEQYGIKIYQFPDCDSDEDEDFKQQDQELKDSIPFAVIGSNTVVEAKGKRVRGRLYPWGIVEVENSAHCDFVKLRNMLVRTHMQDLKDVTRETHYENYRAHCIQSMTRMVVKERNRNKLTRESGTDFPIPVIPGANDTETEKLIREKDEEVQRPHLECEPEHTYGLKQDEHSSLELHSALGPDPDPETS
- the sept4b gene encoding septin 4b isoform X7, with the translated sequence MLQDPHPPPPGYSPTHGHPHPVDREAEGGDSPPNTPGTPTFLRPPTAGGRAKSEPEGVGRLQLGEGVGGMVDHYDMQSPLSPTRPKSPWGRFDPYDFPEDQDKEYVGFATLPNQVHRKSVKKGFDFTLMVAGESGLGKSTLVNSLFLTDLYKDRKLLNAEERITQTVEITKHTVDIEEKGVKLKLTIVDTPGFGDAVNNTECWKSVADYIDQQFEQYFRDESGLNRKNIQDNRVHCCLYFISPFGHGLRPLDVEFMKALHEKVNIVPILAKADTLTPNEVKKKKFKIREEIEQYGIKIYQFPDCDSDEDEDFKQQDQELKDSIPFAVIGSNTVVEAKGKRVRGRLYPWGIVEVENSAHCDFVKLRNMLVRTHMQDLKDVTRETHYENYRAHCIQSMTRMVVKERNRNKLTRESGTDFPIPVIPGANDTETEKLIREKDEEVQRPHLECEPEHTYGLKQDEHSSLELHSALGPDPDPETS